In the genome of Candidatus Ornithobacterium hominis, the window GAACAGTCAATGCCTCTACGCGTTGTGCCTCCAAATCTGTAAGGAGTCCCAAGATAACTATCCGCCTCCCGTAAAATATTAGAAACAGTTATATCTAAATAAGAAATAAAAGTATTTTTCTCTAATTTATTTGCAATTTTGGCATGATTAGTGTCTATAGGGTTATCAACTTCGTAGCTGATGCTTGGTTTCTGAAGAGAGAGTTGAGCATTGATGATGTCTCGTTCTAACTGCTGTTGAGCCTCATCAGAGAAGGAGTTAGTGAGAGCAGGGGTGGTGTTTTGAGTTAAATAACTTGAATTACAAGACTGAAGAGTCATTAATAGTAGCCCGAAAGCCAGCAGTCGAAAAATATTCTTATGCATACCTATTTTTTTTATTGAAATCGACCCAAAATTAAAAGAAGAAATTGAGTTGCCAAGTTTGAAAACTTAGTTTAGCATTGTTTTAACACAGATTACTGCTATTTATCAAAGCTTTAGGATTTTTTTTCAGAGAAAAGATGAAAATATTTTTTTTTGTTTCGAAAAAGGTTTTATATTTGCAAACCATTTTGAGGGACAAAATAATAACGGCCCATTCGTCTAGTGGTTAGGACATCAGGTTTTCATCCTGAAAACAGGAGTTCGATTCTCCTATGGGCTACAAAGTTTGAAGTAAAAAAAATAATTTAAAAGACTATGGCAAATCATAAGTCAGCAATAAAAAGAATTAGACAGACGCAAACTAGAAGGCTGCGTAATAAATATTATCATACTTCTATGAGATCAGCAATCAGGAAGTTACGTACTGAGACAGATAAAGAAAAGGCATTAGAGAAGCTGCCAGAGGTTTCTTCTATGATTGATCGTGTTGCGAAAAGGAATATTATCCATAAAAACAAAGCCGCTAATTTGAAAAGCAAATTAGCTAAGCACATTAATGCGCTATAAAATCTGATTAGAAGAAGTGTTACGGCCCATTCGTCTAGTGGTTAGGACATCAGGTTTTCATCCTGAAAACAGGAGTTCGATTCTCCTATGGGCTACATTAAAAGTCATCTTGTGAAGGCAAGGTGATTTTTTATTTTAAAAAACTTGCTTGAATTTTCAGTGAAAGAAGAATCATCTGTAGAGTGATTATTCTATTTAAATTTAAGCTGACTAAAAAACTTTGTTGATAAAAAAAGTTAAACTTAATCATAAGTTAACATTGAATTGTAATTTATGTTAGATTTTTGACACAAATTTAAAAATATCATAAACATGGATTTTAAGTGGAAAAGAGCATATGCTTTTGCCTTAGTATTAGGAGCTTCTACTTCGGCGTTTTCTCAAGTAACAACATCAGATTTTAGTGGTGATGTTATTGATGCTACACACATGCCTATCGTGGGAGCAGAGGTTAAAATTTTTCATGAACCGACTAATACTGTCTATACAGCAGTTACAAACGAAAGTGGTAGCTTCCGTATAAATGGTGCACGTTCAGGGGGGCCTTATACAATTACAATAGAGCAAGGGGGAAATGTTAGTTTTACAAAAAGTAATATTTTCACTGAATTAGGTGAAACTTATAACTTTTTTGCCCAATTGGAAAGTTCGGGAATCAACCTAACTGAAATTAGTATTGTTGGGACTCGCAAAGAGAACAACATTGGTTCTCAGAAAACAATTACAAGCGAACAAATAAGAACTTTACCTAATGTAAATGGTGGAATTGCTGATTTTGTAAGGGTGGCTCCACAAGTGAAAGTTTATGATGATAATAGAATTACTATTGCTGGACAAAATAACAGATACAATGCTGTTTATTTAGATGGTGCTGTTGATAATGATGTTTTTGGATTAAGTTCAACTGGTTTAGATGGAGGGCAAGTAGGTGGAAATCCATTTACTTTTGATGAACTGGATCAGATTTCTGTATCCGTAGCACCTATGGATGTAAGACAGTCTGGGTTTGCAGGAGGAGCAATCAATGCGACAACAAAATCTGGTAAAAATGAAATGACAGGTTCATTATACTGGTTTATACGAAATGAAAAACTTGCAGGGAAAACGGCTAGTTATAATGACTTAAATAGAAGTAAATTACCTGAATTTAATGCAAATAGGTATGGCGCAAGCTTAGGTGGAGCTTTGGTTGAAAATAAATTGTTTTACTATTTTACTTATGAAAAAGAAAAAATAGAAACACCTAACCCTTATGATTTTAGTAGCTACAGAGGTAATAGCAAAGTAGCCGATATTGAAAGATTACTGCAAGTATTAGAAAACAAGTATAATTACAACCCAGGAAGTTATGGTAATAATACTAGTACAATGGATAAAGATGTTTTTGTAGGAAAGTTAGATTATAACTTTATGCAAAATCAATCATTGAGCTTCAAATATAAGCTTTCAAATTTTAATTCATTCCAAGCGGCAAGAAGTGGAGGAAGTTTAAACTTTATAGATAGAACAGTTTTATTCCCATCTAAGAAAAATCAATTCAGTTTAGACTATAACGGAAAATGGTCTGGTAACTTAGATGCTAAAATTGCCTTAACGTATAAAACGGTAAAAGATGATAGAAATCCTAATTCACTTTTCCCAACAGTAGGAATTCAAGATGGCAATGGCTGGATTAACTTAGGAGCTGATAGATTCTCTACTGCAAATAAACTAGAGCAGGATGTTTTGACGGCAATATTTAACTTGAATTATAAACTGGGTAATCACAACTTATTGTTTGGGGTAAATTATGATTTCTACAAAGCTATGAATATTTTCGTAAGAGATAATTATGGTAACTACATTTGGCAAAATGATAAGAATAAAACAGGGCTAGAGAAATTCTTAGCAGGAGAAAATGCATCAGAATTTTCGCGTACATTCTCATTACTTGATGGCGGTGCTTACGGAGATAACCAGACAGAATCAGCAGCAAAA includes:
- a CDS encoding TonB-dependent receptor encodes the protein MDFKWKRAYAFALVLGASTSAFSQVTTSDFSGDVIDATHMPIVGAEVKIFHEPTNTVYTAVTNESGSFRINGARSGGPYTITIEQGGNVSFTKSNIFTELGETYNFFAQLESSGINLTEISIVGTRKENNIGSQKTITSEQIRTLPNVNGGIADFVRVAPQVKVYDDNRITIAGQNNRYNAVYLDGAVDNDVFGLSSTGLDGGQVGGNPFTFDELDQISVSVAPMDVRQSGFAGGAINATTKSGKNEMTGSLYWFIRNEKLAGKTASYNDLNRSKLPEFNANRYGASLGGALVENKLFYYFTYEKEKIETPNPYDFSSYRGNSKVADIERLLQVLENKYNYNPGSYGNNTSTMDKDVFVGKLDYNFMQNQSLSFKYKLSNFNSFQAARSGGSLNFIDRTVLFPSKKNQFSLDYNGKWSGNLDAKIALTYKTVKDDRNPNSLFPTVGIQDGNGWINLGADRFSTANKLEQDVLTAIFNLNYKLGNHNLLFGVNYDFYKAMNIFVRDNYGNYIWQNDKNKTGLEKFLAGENASEFSRTFSLLDGGAYGDNQTESAAKFNSSLISAYLQDEWNVDKDFNLTAGVRIDVPTYDNTRENKTFNDEISLFEKAGYDLEGAKTGQKFNAKVHISPRLGFKWTLNRGTDYLTRITGGVGVFTSRMPLVWVGGVYNNTGNTLGQVRERNIAFSPKLDDNHGLQVGSSRPEINLFSKNIKLPQRLKYTLGLDQNLPQGYRLKANAQYDYVLNDVYYENINIKKAGILQNDGRTTWQSEPAISSKFSNVLLGKNINKGYGYTLTVGLDKTFFNKLYLDLNYSYNDTYSINNGASFQNLSQWRYQNTVNGKNVPELYRSDYSAGSRVTALASYSFNWLDIGSKFNTKTKIALFYEGASGQPISYIYNEGSNLILNDISGTSASLIYVPKSIEDINLVDIVDKKTGNVKTTVQQQWDALNAFIENDDYLRTRRGKFAERNASRLPWTNIIDLKVQQEFNVMVAGKKHGLGVSFDIFNFTNLLNKDWGRRYFYNYGTRNIINVNDVKEVSPGVRKAEYTVDPSQLTKERLEAYDNSGISSSLWQMQFGIRYSF
- a CDS encoding C40 family peptidase; translation: MHKNIFRLLAFGLLLMTLQSCNSSYLTQNTTPALTNSFSDEAQQQLERDIINAQLSLQKPSISYEVDNPIDTNHAKIANKLEKNTFISYLDITVSNILREADSYLGTPYRFGGTTRRGIDCSAFMQKIFEVEGIDLPRISKNQAKLGIPIPKEHLQKGDLIFFSTTSSRRITHVGIVHSINENEINFIHASSSQGVIISSLDHEYWAKRFRTARRIENFITPQLVLNSSIKNEVVN
- the rpsT gene encoding 30S ribosomal protein S20, with the protein product MANHKSAIKRIRQTQTRRLRNKYYHTSMRSAIRKLRTETDKEKALEKLPEVSSMIDRVAKRNIIHKNKAANLKSKLAKHINAL